One window from the genome of Paenibacillus azoreducens encodes:
- a CDS encoding ABC transporter ATP-binding protein, with protein sequence MSYVQIDQAFKQFGKSVVLQQVCLSVEKGEFVTLLGPSGCGKSTLLRCIAGLETIDSGTIRVNGKDISQLPPQRRNVGMVFQSYALFPNMTVFDNIAFGLKMKKLAREQITAKVNQAIELVHLCGKELSYPHQLSGGQQQRVALARALVTEPDILLLDEPLSALDAKIRKSLQTDLRSIQRDLKMTMIFVTHDQEEAMTISDRILVMNGGNIVQQGKPEHIYASPKNEFVARFIGSYNVLTDRDLIRLTGHSIRPGTYAIRPEVMELYPNGEEHSSSQRQGLWLEGVISSITVRGNVRRYQVRTQDVILTIDELNVPHKVVLDEGLFIRVRIPDEAYTLLA encoded by the coding sequence ATGAGTTATGTACAAATTGATCAGGCCTTTAAACAATTCGGGAAATCCGTTGTTTTGCAGCAGGTGTGTCTCAGCGTAGAAAAAGGGGAGTTTGTTACCTTGCTTGGACCCAGCGGCTGCGGCAAGAGTACACTGTTACGCTGCATAGCTGGATTGGAAACAATAGACAGCGGTACGATTCGCGTAAACGGCAAGGATATATCTCAGCTTCCTCCGCAGCGCCGGAATGTGGGTATGGTATTTCAATCCTATGCTTTGTTTCCCAATATGACTGTCTTCGACAACATCGCTTTTGGTTTGAAAATGAAAAAACTGGCTCGCGAGCAAATCACAGCAAAAGTGAATCAAGCGATTGAACTGGTGCATCTGTGCGGCAAAGAGTTATCCTATCCGCATCAGTTGTCCGGGGGGCAGCAGCAGCGCGTCGCTCTTGCCAGAGCGCTTGTCACGGAACCGGATATTCTTCTTCTGGATGAACCGTTAAGCGCACTGGATGCCAAAATCAGAAAAAGCTTGCAGACCGATCTTCGCAGCATTCAGCGGGATTTGAAGATGACGATGATTTTCGTCACGCATGATCAGGAAGAAGCCATGACGATTTCGGATCGGATCTTGGTTATGAACGGCGGCAACATTGTTCAGCAAGGTAAGCCGGAACATATCTACGCCTCTCCAAAAAATGAATTTGTAGCCCGCTTTATCGGCAGCTATAACGTTTTGACCGATAGAGATTTGATCCGCTTGACGGGACATTCGATTAGGCCAGGAACGTATGCGATCCGTCCTGAGGTCATGGAGCTGTATCCGAACGGCGAGGAGCATTCCTCTTCGCAAAGACAAGGACTATGGTTGGAAGGGGTTATTTCGAGCATAACCGTCCGCGGCAATGTGCGCAGATACCAGGTACGGACACAGGATGTGATCTTGACGATTGATGAGCTGAATGTTCCGCATAAAGTCGTTCTCGACGAGGGATTGTTTATCCGTGTGCGAATTCCAGACGAGGCATATACTTTATTGGCGTAG
- a CDS encoding ABC transporter permease: protein MKNKKWLSLLIVSATLIYLVLPLAATFMYSIAKEWSHTVLPISYTLDWYKELFTDLRFLSAVGRTLTVSVIALVASVVTMSVTVFVVYMYLPKLERYLQAITMIPFAVPGVVAAVGLIKVYSSGPIVLSGTIWILVGAYYVLIIPYMYQGIRNSLRTIDARRLMEAAEILGASKMKAFSRIIVPNIMNGIIISALLSFSILIGEFVMANFLVGGSYETIQMYLMRRLNENGHLSSAIVIAYFVIVLMISWLMLKLGTRFNQKEVNKENAA from the coding sequence ATGAAAAATAAAAAATGGTTGTCTTTACTAATTGTTTCCGCAACATTGATTTATCTTGTATTACCTCTTGCAGCAACCTTTATGTATTCAATTGCCAAGGAATGGAGCCATACGGTGCTCCCGATTTCGTACACGCTCGACTGGTACAAGGAATTGTTTACTGATTTACGCTTTTTATCGGCGGTTGGTAGAACGCTAACTGTATCTGTTATCGCACTCGTGGCTAGCGTTGTCACAATGTCGGTGACGGTGTTTGTCGTATATATGTATCTACCCAAACTGGAGCGTTATCTGCAAGCTATTACGATGATCCCGTTCGCCGTTCCAGGCGTGGTTGCCGCCGTAGGATTGATTAAAGTATACTCCAGCGGTCCGATCGTGTTGTCCGGGACCATTTGGATCCTGGTCGGCGCTTATTATGTGTTGATTATCCCTTATATGTATCAAGGCATCCGCAACAGCTTGCGTACGATTGATGCCAGAAGGCTGATGGAAGCCGCCGAAATACTCGGGGCAAGTAAGATGAAGGCATTTTCTCGAATTATCGTGCCCAACATCATGAACGGAATTATCATTTCCGCCCTATTATCGTTTTCGATCTTGATCGGAGAATTTGTCATGGCCAATTTTCTCGTCGGCGGCAGTTACGAAACGATTCAAATGTATTTGATGCGGCGTTTGAATGAGAACGGACATTTATCGAGTGCCATCGTAATTGCCTATTTCGTCATCGTGTTGATGATTTCCTGGCTGATGCTGAAGCTGGGCACACGTTTCAATCAGAAAGAAGTGAACAAGGAGAATGCAGCATGA
- a CDS encoding ABC transporter permease — MNRKVTLFAIIALLPFALLVVGFLMLPLFAMIHDSFLAADGRTYTLEQYIAALTSPYYSKGIVNSLKISLYSSFIGMVIAFVVSYSITRMSKKIQNFMITFSNLTSNFSGVPLAFAFIILLGNSGLFTLLFKEWGWSMTDAFSLYSWSGLVLVYVYFQVPLAILLLYPAYSGIHKQWRESAALLGASNLQFWTRIGIPVLLPSIVGTFSILFANAMGAYATAYALVGSNYNLLTIRIGSLIAGDVATQPQLGSALAVILGLMMVAAMWINERLMQRFRRDLR; from the coding sequence ATGAATCGTAAGGTAACGCTGTTTGCTATCATTGCGCTGCTTCCGTTTGCCCTGCTTGTCGTCGGGTTCTTGATGCTGCCATTGTTCGCCATGATCCATGACAGCTTCCTCGCCGCCGACGGCAGGACATACACGCTCGAGCAGTATATTGCCGCTTTGACCAGCCCTTATTATTCCAAAGGCATCGTCAACAGCTTGAAGATTTCGCTTTATTCCAGCTTCATTGGCATGGTGATCGCATTCGTTGTCTCCTATTCCATTACGCGAATGTCTAAAAAGATCCAGAACTTTATGATTACGTTTTCCAATCTGACGTCTAACTTCTCAGGCGTACCGCTGGCGTTTGCATTCATTATTCTTCTAGGCAACAGCGGACTTTTCACGCTCCTGTTCAAAGAATGGGGATGGAGTATGACGGATGCGTTCAGTCTTTACAGTTGGAGCGGACTGGTCCTCGTCTACGTATATTTTCAAGTCCCGCTGGCCATTTTGCTGCTTTATCCGGCATACTCAGGCATTCATAAGCAATGGCGCGAATCGGCCGCATTACTCGGAGCGTCGAATCTCCAATTTTGGACGCGGATTGGCATTCCCGTGTTATTGCCAAGCATCGTCGGAACTTTCAGCATCCTATTCGCGAATGCGATGGGGGCCTATGCAACAGCTTATGCCCTTGTAGGAAGCAACTATAATTTATTGACGATACGTATCGGTTCGCTGATTGCGGGGGACGTAGCCACGCAGCCTCAGCTTGGAAGTGCACTTGCTGTTATTTTGGGACTGATGATGGTTGCGGCGATGTGGATCAATGAACGCCTGATGCAGCGGTTCAGGAGAGATTTGCGATGA
- a CDS encoding ABC transporter substrate-binding protein, with product MALGISACGSAQQAAPVSNDNAAPAKEMTLDEIEKQAKQEGKIVSVGMPDNWANWKGTWSDISAKYGLTHSDTDLSSAEEIAKFEAEKNNPTADIGDVGISFGPIAKDKGVTLPYKPAHWDEIPDWAKDKDGHWMVGYQGTIAVITDKNQVKNPPKTWDDLLKGDYKVSITDVTKGTQAQMAVLAAAMAHGGDESNIQPGLDFFAKLAEQHRLTTLEINTGVLEKGEVSVALLWDFNALGYRDQIDPNRFEVSILQEGSVVSGYTTIINKYAPHPNAAKLTREYILSDEGQINLAKGYARPIRESVKLPDDVVKKLIPAEQYKNAKPIKDYKAWEELSKQLPMMWQDQVLIHMN from the coding sequence ATGGCTTTGGGTATTTCGGCATGCGGTTCCGCTCAGCAAGCGGCTCCTGTTTCAAATGACAACGCCGCGCCTGCCAAAGAAATGACGTTAGACGAGATAGAAAAACAAGCAAAACAAGAAGGAAAGATCGTTAGTGTCGGAATGCCTGACAACTGGGCCAATTGGAAGGGAACCTGGAGCGACATTTCTGCCAAATATGGTTTAACCCACTCGGATACTGATTTGTCCAGTGCAGAGGAAATCGCCAAATTCGAAGCGGAAAAGAATAACCCGACGGCCGATATCGGCGATGTGGGCATTTCATTCGGACCGATCGCAAAGGACAAAGGGGTAACGCTGCCGTACAAGCCTGCTCACTGGGATGAAATCCCGGACTGGGCGAAAGACAAGGATGGACACTGGATGGTTGGTTATCAGGGAACGATTGCGGTAATCACCGATAAAAATCAGGTGAAGAATCCGCCGAAAACCTGGGACGACCTGCTGAAAGGCGATTACAAAGTTTCGATTACGGACGTCACCAAAGGAACGCAGGCACAAATGGCCGTATTGGCGGCAGCGATGGCGCATGGTGGCGACGAGAGCAACATACAGCCTGGTTTGGACTTTTTTGCAAAATTGGCTGAGCAGCATAGATTAACGACATTAGAAATCAACACGGGGGTTTTGGAAAAAGGGGAAGTGTCCGTTGCATTATTGTGGGATTTTAATGCTTTGGGCTATCGCGACCAAATCGATCCGAACCGTTTCGAAGTGAGCATTCTTCAAGAAGGCAGTGTTGTCAGCGGATATACGACAATCATCAACAAGTATGCGCCACACCCGAATGCGGCCAAACTTACGCGCGAATATATTCTGAGCGACGAAGGACAGATTAACCTGGCGAAAGGTTATGCCCGTCCGATCCGCGAGAGCGTGAAGCTGCCGGATGATGTAGTCAAGAAGCTGATTCCTGCCGAGCAATACAAAAATGCGAAGCCGATCAAAGATTACAAGGCGTGGGAAGAATTATCCAAGCAATTGCCCATGATGTGGCAGGATCAAGTCTTAATTCACATGAACTAA